A section of the Lineus longissimus chromosome 1, tnLinLong1.2, whole genome shotgun sequence genome encodes:
- the LOC135487790 gene encoding uncharacterized protein LOC135487790, with protein sequence MTEQVKVTYGNKCKLVNIDKGSLVNSRREIKRKFSQLGDGFILQAKSDEEHFDIEDDDDFGDHSQAVVFVVRDASETDQPVNPRPQPTPRANNDRQVTVIFGSKKKLVTFDMLRLQKTRDNIRRKFTDLEDDFQLLAESGEAGDYYDVDDDDDLRTHADATMFLIQVAGMPDEVCQSRDHNQSEAMVICGIERKLVRIDRTRLQKTREIISAKFKIGDFRLSGVSPDGIHYEVDDEQDWLKYGNFRTFIIKSNDASLHSQSRELDFHSTNPPPPYSLLQNPSVRTGNTGVKSLTRQLNDQLEVQASQATPLNPRTVPGSLLDNLPGPETPVVKDAILDLRSDIDIQGIHRKLEVFGDCLRLAFYGVAAAKSKAKTQVQEMQFNAQELCKESDLTIIHCKQVSKEILNLFKSAIGYISEGHVQVAQKQFGRISEVSKEMEIKTNAFKYRLVSFTANVHEVITATTNEQEDASMAHERLKADEVKRKGAMHTFPGAKPSALSKFASFFTINNKTKTIPKETIEKNDALVKERIKQHMTEEKFENDQMLSMADRLQAEGDAGEMAATALHGTTTALKSLHASFETAEKFWSNIHMLCERVAGSHNNMHSTGQEQPISYWQSKGFQVEATNTYASFMALWTLCNDFHAGMGLVEENIQCCIRDNPTPEQARSKIKDMAATFQKKIQEDTQRLSQQLTDFVGARQREYAGEENQEMAFGTLGVPMTVEDVSPASTFEETTLAQT encoded by the exons ATGACAGAGCAAGTAAAGGTCACTTACGGCAACAAGTGCAAACTTGTCAACATAGACAAGGGAAGCTTGGTCAACTCCCGTCGCGAAATCAAGCGTAAGTTCAGTCAATTAGGCGATGGATTTATCTTACAAGCCAAGTCTGATGAGGAACATTTTGACATCGAGGACGATGATGACTTTGGAGATCACTCGCAAGCTGTGGTTTTTGTTGTGAGAGATGCAAGCGAAACTGATCAGCCAGTGAATCCGAG ACCGCAGCCAACACCAAGGGCCAACAATGATCGACAAGTCACTGTCATATTTGGTAGCAAGAAAAAGCTGGTCACATTTGACATGTTGCGTCTACAGAAAACACGAGACAACATCCGCAGGAAGTTCACTGATTTGGAAGATGATTTTCAGCTCCTTGCTGAGTCTGGTGAAGCGGGCGACTACTACgacgttgatgatgacgatgatttgAGGACCCATGCTGATGCTACGATGTTTCTTATTCAAGTTGCTGGAATGCCTGATGAAGTATGCCAAAGCCGAGACCACAACCAGTCAGAAGCGATGGTTATTTGCGGCATTGAACGCAAATTGGTCAGGATTGACCGTACGAGATTGCAGAAAACTCGGGAGATCATTTCAGCAAAGTTCAAAATTGGCGACTTCAGGCTGAGTGGCGTTTCTCCAGATGGTATTCATTACGAAGTAGATGATGAACAAGACTGGCTAAAATACGGGAATTTCAGGACTTTTATAATTAAATCGAACGACGCCAGTCTGCACTCCCAGTCCAGGGAATTGGATTTCCACAGCACTAATCCACCGCCCCCGTACAGCTTACTCCAAAATCCTTCTGTTAGGACTGGTAATACAGGAGTAAAGAGCTTGACCAGGCAGCTCAATGACCAACTAGAAGTTCAGGCATCTCAG GCCACACCACTTAATCCTCGAACAGTGCCTGGCTCGCTTCTAGACAACCTACCTGGACCAGAGACACCTGTCGTAAAAGATGCCATCCTTGATCTTCGAAGTGACATCGACATACAAGGGATACACAGAAAGCTGGAGGTCTTTGGTGACTGTCTCCGCCTGGCTTTCTACGGAGTAGCAGCAGCAAAAAGCAAAGCCAAAACGCAAGTGCAAGAGATGCAGTTCAACGCCCAGGAGTTGTGCAAAGAATCCGATCTTACCATAATCCACTGCAAACAGGTTTCAAAAGAGATACTCAATCTGTTTAAGAGTGCAATTGGCTATATCTCTGAGGGACATGTTCAGGTTGCCCAGAAGCAATTTGGGCGCATCAGTGAGGTGTCTAAGGAGATGGAAATAAAGACGAACGCGTTCAAGTACAGGTTAGTTTCGTTTACCGCTAACGTCCACGAGGTTATCACAGCAACAACGAACGAGCAGGAGGATGCCTCGATGGCGCATGAGCGTCTTAAAGCTGACGAGGTCAAGCGGAAAGGTGCTATGCATACTTTCCCCGGCGCAAAGCCTTCCGCGCTCTCGAAATTTGCTTCATTTTTCACGATCAACAACAAGACCAAAACCATTCCAAAAGaaacaattgaaaaaaatgacGCCCTGGTCAAAGAGCGCATTAAACAGCACATGACAGAAGAAAAGTTCGAAAATGATCAGATGCTTTCAATGGCTGATAGGCTGCAAGCGGAAGGTGATGCTGGTGAGATGGCAGCTACTGCATTGCACGGGACCACGACTGCCCTAAAATCACTTCATGCCTCCTTCGAAACAGCAGAGAAATTTTGGAGCAACATCCACATGCTGTGTGAGCGGGTTGCTGGCAGCCATAACAACATGCACTCTACTGGCCAGGAACAACCAATCAGTTACTGGCAATCAAAAGGTTTCCAGGTAGAAGCAACTAACACATATGCAAG CTTCATGGCATTGTGGACTCTTTGCAACGATTTCCATGCCGGCATGGGCCTGGTCGAGGAAAACATACAATGCTGTATACGGGACAATCCAACCCCTGAACAAGCAAGGTCAAAGATCAAGGACATGGCGGCAACTTTTCAAAAGAAG ATCCAAGAAGATACGCAGAGACTCAGTCAGCAGTTGACAGACTTCGTTGGCGCAAGGCAGCGCGAGTATGCAGGAGAGGAGAACCAGGAGATGGCCTTTGGAACACTGGGGGTGCCAATGACTGTGGAGGATGTGTCGCCAGCCTCAACATTCGAAGAAACGACACTTGCGCAAACATGA